The proteins below are encoded in one region of Myxococcales bacterium:
- a CDS encoding glycoside hydrolase family 13 protein, protein MTGAGTRDVAKDAEVPGWVEDAVFYQIFPDRFARSAAHSPLGRLEAWDAPPTPRGFKGGDLLGVLEHLDFIADLGVNALYLNPIFTSAANHRYATSDFLQVDPALGGDAAFRQLLDACHRRAMHVVIDGVFNHVGRGFFAFHDLLENGADSRFVDWFQVDGFPLCAYDNRAPNYETWAGHASLPKLATGNPEVREYLMRVAEHWVRFGIDGFRLDTPEQIASPGFWQEFRRRTRAINPELYLVGEAWTDPGVWIADGGGFDAVLGYWFGGRTLAFVAGDRLDQEAVKSLDYPLKQPLSGRAYAEFIETLLERAPARTSRAALNLDSSHDTPRLLTMVSGDWDSFALARLLLFAFVGAPCVYYGDEIGLAGGPDPGSRAAFPWEHRERWNHDALDLHRRLGQLRREHVALRRGDYRTLLATEVSIAFVREHPDERLVIVANTGSQSEALELGELTPLFVHGTVTLRGPEAEVGARSGGVFRVGG, encoded by the coding sequence GTGACTGGCGCCGGTACGCGAGACGTCGCGAAGGACGCCGAGGTGCCGGGCTGGGTCGAGGACGCCGTCTTCTACCAGATCTTCCCCGATCGTTTCGCGCGTTCAGCCGCGCACTCGCCGCTGGGACGGCTCGAGGCATGGGACGCGCCGCCGACGCCGCGCGGTTTCAAGGGGGGGGATCTGCTCGGCGTGCTCGAGCACCTGGACTTCATCGCGGACCTCGGCGTGAACGCGCTGTACCTGAACCCGATCTTCACCAGCGCCGCCAATCACCGCTACGCAACCTCCGACTTCTTGCAGGTGGACCCCGCGCTGGGTGGTGACGCGGCCTTTCGCCAGCTGCTCGACGCCTGTCACCGGCGCGCCATGCACGTGGTGATCGACGGCGTCTTCAACCATGTCGGCCGCGGTTTTTTTGCCTTCCACGACCTGCTGGAGAACGGCGCGGACTCGCGCTTCGTCGACTGGTTCCAGGTCGACGGCTTCCCGCTCTGCGCCTACGACAATCGAGCGCCAAACTACGAGACCTGGGCGGGGCACGCCTCACTGCCCAAGCTGGCCACGGGCAACCCGGAGGTTCGCGAGTACTTGATGCGCGTCGCAGAGCACTGGGTTCGTTTTGGGATCGACGGCTTTCGCCTCGACACCCCCGAGCAGATCGCGTCGCCGGGCTTCTGGCAGGAGTTCCGCCGGCGCACCCGGGCCATCAATCCGGAGCTCTACCTGGTCGGCGAGGCGTGGACCGATCCCGGTGTGTGGATCGCCGACGGGGGCGGTTTCGATGCGGTGCTCGGCTACTGGTTCGGCGGGCGAACGCTGGCGTTCGTCGCGGGCGACCGCCTCGATCAAGAGGCGGTGAAGAGCCTCGATTATCCTCTGAAACAGCCGCTCTCGGGGCGAGCGTACGCCGAGTTCATCGAGACACTGCTCGAGAGGGCGCCCGCACGGACCAGCCGCGCGGCGTTGAATCTGGATTCGTCTCACGACACACCGCGCTTGCTCACCATGGTGAGTGGGGACTGGGATTCGTTTGCGCTCGCCCGGCTGCTCTTGTTCGCGTTCGTTGGGGCACCCTGTGTGTACTACGGGGACGAGATCGGTCTCGCCGGCGGACCCGACCCGGGATCGCGCGCCGCGTTCCCCTGGGAGCATCGCGAGCGCTGGAACCACGACGCGCTCGACCTGCACCGACGGCTCGGACAGCTCCGGCGCGAGCACGTGGCGCTCCGCCGCGGGGACTACCGCACGCTCCTGGCTACGGAAGTCAGCATCGCGTTCGTGCGTGAGCACCCGGATGAGCGTCTGGTGATCGTTGCCAACACCGGCTCACAATCGGAAGCGCTCGAGCTGGGTGAGCTCACGCCGCTGTTCGTCCACGGAACCGTCACGCTGCGCGGGCCCGAGGCCGAGGTCGGGGCGCGCAGCGGCGGTGTGTTCCGGGTCGGAGGCTAG
- a CDS encoding phenylacetate--CoA ligase family protein, with protein sequence MLPLAHSSYWVASALASQYLPTPALEALRLRRLRSMLAYVEKEVPFYRELWASAGVSSRSVERLADLRRFPVPNRRQIEDDPSSIVALEHLQLHRAGTGYIRRSGGSSGGPQLEIHSDEASWSRLDGFYYRAFAALGFRPWHPLAYFWSAPFRKRSHNYLGIMPKVGVPAMLDEGAQLAILEQNPGIWWYYHPTSLFPLARRYPERLRATAPETIICHAELLPGSMRKVIEDVMGQPVYNQYGTSEFNRMAWECKAKTGYHIDADSVIFEIVDDDGQPVRPGDTGRVIATGLINRMMPLVRYELGDLVVASDRRCSCGRTLPMIERIEGRLKDVFVLPGGGKRTPREMLEPYASIAGVEQYRVTIVSQTKVLLELVAADAEFANVEGEARRKFAALCPGVDLVVRSIDDIAKAPTGKRVLIRNRLRAEANQTRPEFTL encoded by the coding sequence ATGCTCCCGCTCGCACATTCCAGCTACTGGGTCGCCAGCGCGCTCGCCTCTCAGTACCTACCGACCCCTGCCCTCGAAGCGCTGCGCTTGCGCCGCCTCCGGTCGATGCTGGCCTACGTCGAGAAGGAGGTGCCGTTCTATCGCGAGCTCTGGGCCTCTGCCGGCGTCAGCTCGCGTTCCGTCGAGCGGCTCGCGGACCTGAGGCGTTTCCCGGTGCCCAATCGCCGCCAGATCGAGGACGACCCGAGCTCCATCGTCGCCCTCGAGCACCTGCAGCTTCACCGCGCGGGCACGGGTTACATTCGCCGCTCGGGCGGCTCGTCGGGCGGACCGCAGCTCGAGATCCACAGCGATGAAGCTTCGTGGTCGCGGCTGGATGGTTTCTACTATCGCGCGTTCGCCGCGCTCGGATTCCGGCCGTGGCATCCGCTGGCGTATTTCTGGAGCGCGCCGTTTCGCAAGCGCTCCCACAACTATCTCGGCATCATGCCCAAGGTCGGTGTGCCGGCCATGCTCGACGAGGGCGCGCAGCTCGCCATCTTGGAGCAAAACCCAGGCATCTGGTGGTACTACCATCCGACGAGTTTGTTTCCCCTCGCGCGGCGTTACCCCGAGCGTCTGCGCGCCACGGCGCCGGAGACCATCATCTGTCACGCCGAGCTCTTGCCGGGCTCGATGCGCAAAGTCATCGAAGACGTGATGGGTCAGCCCGTCTACAACCAGTACGGCACCAGCGAGTTCAACCGCATGGCCTGGGAGTGCAAGGCGAAAACCGGGTATCACATCGACGCCGACAGTGTGATCTTCGAGATCGTCGACGATGACGGGCAACCGGTCAGGCCGGGTGACACCGGGCGTGTGATCGCGACGGGTCTGATCAACCGCATGATGCCTCTCGTTCGCTACGAGCTCGGGGATCTGGTGGTTGCGTCCGACCGACGCTGCAGCTGCGGGCGCACGCTACCGATGATCGAACGCATCGAGGGCCGCCTGAAGGACGTGTTCGTGCTGCCAGGCGGCGGAAAACGCACGCCGCGCGAGATGCTGGAGCCGTATGCTTCGATCGCGGGTGTCGAGCAGTACCGCGTGACGATCGTGTCCCAGACGAAGGTGTTGCTCGAGCTCGTGGCGGCTGACGCGGAGTTCGCCAACGTCGAGGGCGAGGCGAGGCGCAAGTTCGCGGCGCTCTGCCCCGGGGTCGACCTGGTCGTGAGGAGCATCGACGACATCGCGAAGGCCCCGACCGGAAAACGCGTGCTGATTCGCAATCGGCTGCGGGCGGAGGCAAACCAGACGCGGCCCGAGTTCACGCTGTGA
- a CDS encoding glycosyltransferase family 4 protein, whose product MTTRVLHLAGEFPPRRLGGIATYLENVVRRSAPRVESAVVVVEGRDYHRDPSAAGRAVRVESLALDELIARLPSETLLSQAMIDAHVPHKGLLGETWDVVHVHDWYGVLPALALRARQSVSLVMTAHLPLRFGFTYANHPIPVQEKTRLEAMGFRVADRVFAPSRYIAELLAREYDVVPEKLRVVPNGVDVELFRRDSALASAVPTLLSVSRLSEQKGLEYLLEVLRRVRARRPDAILRIAGDGPEKQRIAARVSALGLSRNVELLGYVPHAELPRLYAAATVFLSTSVYEPFGLTTLEAMACGCPVVVSALGGASDFVRDGVDGYVRHPQDVVGFGKAVLEIVSNAEQGLRMGASARGRAEQFAWPKVTELTRAAYAELTGESEALRRVS is encoded by the coding sequence GTGACGACACGCGTGCTGCACCTGGCCGGGGAGTTTCCTCCGCGGCGGCTAGGCGGGATCGCCACCTACCTCGAGAACGTCGTCCGGCGCTCAGCGCCGCGAGTCGAGAGCGCGGTCGTCGTGGTCGAGGGTCGGGACTATCACCGGGACCCCTCCGCGGCTGGGCGTGCGGTGCGAGTGGAGAGCCTGGCGCTCGACGAGCTGATCGCACGTCTGCCGAGCGAGACGCTCTTGTCCCAGGCCATGATCGACGCCCACGTTCCGCATAAGGGGTTGCTCGGCGAGACCTGGGACGTCGTGCACGTGCACGACTGGTACGGCGTGTTGCCGGCGCTGGCCCTCCGCGCGCGTCAGTCCGTGTCGTTGGTGATGACCGCGCACTTGCCGCTGCGCTTCGGCTTCACCTATGCAAACCACCCGATCCCCGTGCAAGAGAAGACCCGACTCGAGGCGATGGGTTTCCGGGTTGCCGACCGAGTGTTCGCGCCGAGTCGTTACATTGCAGAGCTCTTGGCGCGGGAGTACGACGTGGTGCCGGAGAAGCTGCGAGTGGTGCCCAACGGGGTGGATGTCGAGCTGTTTCGTCGTGACTCGGCCCTAGCGTCGGCTGTGCCCACGCTGCTCTCGGTCAGTCGCTTGAGTGAGCAAAAGGGTCTCGAGTATCTGCTCGAGGTCTTGCGGCGTGTGCGGGCGCGGCGCCCCGACGCCATCCTTCGCATCGCCGGTGATGGGCCGGAAAAACAGCGGATTGCGGCGCGCGTGAGCGCGCTCGGGCTCTCGCGCAACGTGGAGCTCTTGGGTTACGTGCCCCACGCCGAGCTACCGCGTTTGTACGCGGCTGCCACGGTGTTCTTGTCGACCTCGGTGTACGAGCCGTTCGGGTTGACGACGCTCGAGGCCATGGCCTGTGGCTGTCCGGTGGTGGTGTCGGCCCTGGGTGGGGCCAGTGACTTCGTGCGAGACGGCGTGGACGGCTACGTTCGCCATCCACAGGACGTCGTCGGTTTCGGCAAGGCAGTGCTCGAGATCGTATCGAACGCCGAGCAGGGTCTGCGCATGGGTGCGAGCGCGCGTGGCCGAGCTGAACAGTTCGCGTGGCCGAAGGTAACCGAGCTCACGCGTGCGGCCTACGCCGAGCTCACCGGGGAGTCGGAGGCGCTCCGCCGTGTCAGCTGA
- a CDS encoding FkbM family methyltransferase, which translates to MSGSSFKQTVLDRGKRIFARSPPGSLLPHMGGRPLLVVLVGARGGPAERWREFGRDVELFGLEPDPTEHRRLTDARSPGERYVCIAAGSERGHARLNLTREPGCSSFYAPNHELISQFSSELSHMFEVVGAIDVETAPLDEIVAEHGVTADVLSVDVQGAELSVLRGASRLLDSVKLVELEVELNPQYVGQPLFSDVDPFLRRRGYELLGLRRTLWRRKSRSGANSSVAGGQLIHADALYLNRAALDRATTSAELVLFMLALSAYHQHDFVEYLLDEHPLAGQLSGSDRLALRAQLVPPVRPLWRLARRALALFHLPHHMTLRALLVALRGTPADDWHDPDFF; encoded by the coding sequence GTGAGCGGGAGCTCCTTCAAACAAACCGTGCTCGACCGCGGCAAGCGGATCTTCGCACGCAGCCCGCCGGGCTCGCTTCTCCCACACATGGGCGGCCGCCCGCTGTTGGTGGTGCTGGTCGGAGCCCGGGGTGGCCCCGCCGAGCGCTGGCGAGAGTTCGGGCGCGACGTCGAGCTCTTCGGGCTCGAACCCGATCCGACCGAGCACCGCCGACTGACGGACGCGCGGTCGCCGGGCGAGCGCTACGTCTGCATCGCAGCCGGTTCGGAGCGTGGACATGCACGGTTGAACCTGACCCGTGAGCCTGGTTGTTCGAGCTTCTACGCGCCCAACCACGAGCTGATCTCTCAATTCTCGTCGGAGCTCTCGCACATGTTCGAGGTCGTGGGGGCAATCGACGTCGAGACCGCACCGCTCGACGAGATCGTGGCGGAGCACGGCGTGACTGCAGACGTGCTCTCGGTGGACGTGCAGGGCGCCGAGCTCTCCGTGCTGCGCGGGGCGAGCCGGTTGCTCGACAGTGTGAAGCTGGTCGAGCTCGAGGTGGAGCTGAACCCGCAGTACGTCGGCCAGCCGCTGTTCAGCGACGTCGATCCCTTCCTGCGGCGGCGCGGCTACGAGCTCCTGGGCCTCCGCCGAACCCTCTGGCGCCGCAAGAGCCGTAGCGGCGCCAACTCCAGCGTCGCCGGCGGCCAGCTCATTCACGCCGACGCGCTCTATCTGAACCGCGCTGCGCTCGACCGCGCGACGACCAGCGCGGAGCTGGTGCTTTTCATGCTGGCGCTCTCCGCGTACCACCAGCACGACTTCGTGGAGTACTTGCTGGACGAACACCCACTCGCAGGGCAACTATCGGGGAGTGACCGGCTCGCGCTGCGAGCCCAGCTGGTCCCTCCCGTGCGCCCGCTCTGGCGCCTTGCACGACGCGCCCTCGCCCTCTTTCATCTACCCCATCACATGACGCTGCGAGCTCTGCTGGTCGCGCTGCGCGGCACGCCGGCGGACGACTGGCACGATCCGGACTTCTTCTGA
- a CDS encoding amidohydrolase family protein, with protein MRPILFGLVLLPLVLASTSCGSEGSGGGGGSGNLGGFGNYGGVGGSGTGGVTNGGTGGSVAGAGGATGGGGVAGAGGATGGGGVAGGGGATGGGGVAGGGGAGGTGGTGGVTSPPATITPGAATRFLLKGAVITPAGAIDGEVLVENQNITCVAASCSSQAGATGATVINTNGVIVPGLIDPHNHGLFNLFDETDWAPKQLYTNHNHWTDKTKEPRYSEMVDAKQSLESASGQNVACEMDKFAETKALIAGTTAFLVAATSRKCFGSLVRTIDTAYNDLETPSIDSVRTAIAVPSGAAATSACTAITAGDTYVVHVSEGTDGPALNEFTSLSTVAGGCLLNSHVTVVHGTALKAANFQTMATANMGLVWSPKSNVFLYGSTTDIPAAITAGLKKIALGPDWALGGSVNMLDELRFADGYDNANWGNILTPKKIVEMGSIEGARVLGLEKYIGSLEVGKRADLFVVPGALANAYDAVLAATPSNVRLTMVDGRALYGEKALQAAGPTAPGCEALSVCGVDKFLCAAETTTTDKLNQTYVDYRGALVTALSTYDTTLKPAGGPFTPITSLTKCP; from the coding sequence ATGCGCCCCATCTTGTTCGGCTTGGTACTTCTTCCATTGGTGCTTGCGTCGACTAGCTGCGGGAGCGAGGGCAGCGGGGGCGGTGGTGGCTCGGGCAACCTGGGCGGCTTCGGCAACTATGGCGGCGTCGGCGGTAGCGGCACCGGCGGCGTGACGAACGGAGGCACCGGCGGTTCAGTCGCGGGCGCCGGCGGCGCGACCGGCGGCGGCGGAGTCGCGGGCGCCGGCGGCGCGACCGGCGGCGGCGGAGTCGCAGGCGGCGGTGGCGCGACCGGCGGCGGCGGCGTCGCAGGCGGCGGCGGCGCGGGAGGCACCGGCGGCACCGGCGGAGTCACCAGCCCTCCGGCGACGATCACGCCAGGCGCGGCGACCCGCTTCCTGCTCAAGGGTGCGGTCATCACTCCGGCTGGTGCCATCGACGGTGAGGTCTTGGTCGAGAACCAGAACATCACCTGCGTCGCAGCCTCTTGCAGCTCGCAGGCGGGCGCGACCGGCGCCACCGTCATCAACACGAACGGTGTGATCGTGCCGGGCCTCATCGACCCGCACAACCACGGGCTCTTCAACCTCTTCGACGAGACCGACTGGGCCCCCAAACAGCTCTACACCAACCACAACCACTGGACGGACAAGACCAAAGAGCCTCGTTACTCCGAGATGGTCGACGCAAAACAGAGCCTCGAGTCCGCCTCCGGGCAGAACGTGGCATGTGAGATGGACAAGTTCGCGGAGACGAAGGCGCTGATCGCTGGCACCACTGCTTTTCTCGTCGCCGCGACCTCCAGGAAATGCTTCGGCTCACTCGTGCGCACCATCGACACGGCGTACAACGACCTCGAGACGCCCTCGATCGACAGCGTCCGCACAGCGATTGCCGTGCCCTCCGGCGCGGCGGCGACCTCGGCCTGCACGGCCATCACCGCTGGCGACACCTACGTCGTGCACGTGTCCGAAGGCACCGACGGCCCGGCGCTGAACGAGTTCACTTCACTGAGCACGGTGGCGGGTGGCTGTTTGCTCAACAGCCATGTGACCGTTGTCCACGGCACGGCGCTGAAGGCCGCGAATTTCCAGACCATGGCCACGGCGAACATGGGTCTGGTCTGGTCGCCGAAGTCGAACGTGTTCCTCTACGGCTCTACGACCGACATCCCCGCTGCCATCACCGCCGGCCTGAAGAAGATCGCCCTCGGTCCAGACTGGGCGCTCGGCGGCAGCGTCAACATGCTGGATGAGCTGCGCTTCGCGGACGGTTACGACAACGCGAACTGGGGCAACATCCTGACCCCGAAGAAGATCGTCGAGATGGGCAGCATCGAGGGGGCTCGCGTCCTCGGGCTGGAGAAGTACATCGGCTCGCTCGAGGTGGGGAAACGCGCCGATCTCTTCGTGGTGCCGGGCGCGCTGGCCAACGCCTACGACGCCGTGCTAGCCGCGACGCCGAGCAACGTGCGCCTGACCATGGTCGACGGGCGGGCGCTCTACGGAGAAAAGGCGCTGCAGGCCGCCGGACCCACGGCACCGGGTTGTGAGGCGCTGAGTGTGTGCGGCGTGGACAAGTTCCTGTGCGCCGCCGAGACCACCACCACCGACAAACTGAATCAGACCTACGTGGACTATCGCGGGGCACTCGTGACCGCGCTCTCGACCTACGACACGACGCTGAAGCCGGCCGGCGGACCCTTCACGCCGATCACCAGCTTGACCAAGTGTCCGTGA
- a CDS encoding aminotransferase class III-fold pyridoxal phosphate-dependent enzyme: protein MADWVAEAEAPPEGLHVPRGILTFLRSGFSHGYPTFLERGAGAYVFDAAGRRWVDWVQGKGAVTLGHARAEVDRAAASRAASGILLGACPPEYEKLAARLCEYLPGAESALFVKNGSDAVQVAIRLARVATGRDLVVSAGYHGWDDRLLPGAAPVRVPGSVIDFGYDLAELERVLDNEGSRVACVLVTPEPAFFGAAHLARIADLARAASALFVVDEVRAGLRVAPAGAHQHFGVVADLFTLSKGLANGHPLAAVVGQKSVLDASDRTYVFGTYYAEASGLAAGLASLDLYRSEAVIEAIWRAGEGLMRGLDEIFDDVGIRAVCLGPPPVMQILFDDERAEAAFYAGAVRRGVLFFQDDGQCPSAAHAEEHLRETLAVCREVAVEIRRDLQGGRSERLFALSAEMRARYARRRMIEPRALDETSLPSLVGRSG from the coding sequence TTGGCTGACTGGGTCGCGGAGGCTGAAGCGCCCCCGGAAGGACTGCACGTCCCCCGTGGGATCCTGACCTTTCTTCGCTCGGGCTTCAGCCACGGATATCCGACATTCCTCGAGCGCGGCGCCGGAGCCTACGTCTTCGACGCCGCGGGTCGGCGCTGGGTCGACTGGGTTCAGGGCAAGGGTGCGGTGACGCTGGGCCACGCTCGCGCGGAGGTCGATCGCGCTGCGGCGAGCCGCGCTGCGAGCGGGATCCTGCTGGGTGCCTGTCCGCCGGAATACGAGAAGCTGGCCGCGCGCCTGTGTGAGTATCTGCCCGGCGCCGAGAGCGCGCTGTTCGTGAAGAACGGTAGCGATGCAGTGCAGGTCGCCATTCGCTTGGCGCGGGTCGCGACCGGTCGTGATCTGGTGGTGTCGGCGGGTTACCACGGCTGGGACGATCGACTGTTGCCGGGGGCGGCTCCGGTTCGTGTGCCGGGCTCGGTGATCGACTTCGGATACGATCTGGCAGAGCTCGAACGTGTGCTGGACAACGAGGGTTCGCGCGTCGCTTGTGTGCTCGTCACCCCGGAGCCGGCGTTCTTCGGCGCCGCGCACCTCGCGCGCATCGCCGACCTGGCTCGCGCTGCCTCGGCGCTGTTCGTGGTGGACGAGGTACGCGCCGGTTTGCGCGTTGCGCCGGCGGGTGCACACCAGCACTTCGGGGTTGTCGCCGATCTGTTCACACTGAGCAAGGGTCTCGCGAATGGACACCCGCTGGCTGCCGTGGTCGGCCAGAAGAGCGTGCTCGATGCCAGCGACAGAACCTACGTCTTCGGTACCTATTACGCTGAAGCCTCTGGGCTCGCCGCCGGCCTGGCCAGCCTCGACCTCTACCGCAGCGAGGCTGTGATCGAGGCCATCTGGCGCGCGGGTGAGGGCCTGATGCGGGGCCTGGATGAAATCTTCGACGACGTGGGCATTCGTGCGGTGTGCCTCGGTCCGCCTCCGGTGATGCAGATCCTGTTCGACGACGAACGTGCCGAGGCCGCCTTTTACGCCGGGGCCGTGCGGCGCGGCGTGCTGTTTTTCCAGGATGATGGCCAGTGTCCTTCGGCGGCCCACGCCGAGGAGCACTTGCGCGAGACGCTGGCGGTCTGTCGCGAGGTTGCCGTCGAAATCCGCCGTGACCTGCAGGGTGGACGCAGTGAACGCCTTTTCGCGCTCAGCGCGGAGATGCGGGCGAGGTACGCGAGACGCCGCATGATCGAGCCCCGTGCGCTGGACGAAACGAGCTTGCCCTCCCTCGTGGGCCGCTCGGGTTGA
- a CDS encoding GMC family oxidoreductase, with the protein MTASAVRQPDYGPPPPSDLGDRTFDVCIIGSGASGSVAADELARAGLEVVVVEQGPYVGPSTLFADVVHWAEPAYVRVFSGCFALQGNPWSSCNVGGGTVFFGGASFRYRRMDFDASRWLPAADLPVAFPYDYDELEPYYGELEQRIGVAADPAGDPTAPPAPSARYLPPVAPSRAAEVLFAGARALGLRAFPTPLCINTVPYAGRAECANLTPCIEHRCERFAKGDAETIFLRPLLEAGSLTLCAGLKAVRLERSARARVSSLVAVRVDTGQSYRISARRFVLAANAIQSAALLLRSADDLSPSGLGNDTDMVGRGLCFKISEWVDGFVDAGPDAANNDGPFSTFALTDHYLDAAAPSGLGGLIYEASFGHRFSLHRGLPVRVECILADHPARDNRVLLSRDLDAHGLPRIIMDYTPHPTDLARREHMVDRSMELLRAAGCRLLRREGKAPHFGGTHLHGGCRAGSDPATSVVDGWGRVHGLDNLFVIDGGFMPYPGGVNPTLTIQANALRAARNLAREGA; encoded by the coding sequence ATGACCGCGAGCGCCGTTCGACAGCCGGACTACGGCCCACCACCGCCGAGCGATCTGGGGGACCGCACCTTCGACGTGTGCATCATCGGCAGCGGAGCTTCGGGCTCCGTCGCGGCGGACGAGCTCGCCCGCGCGGGGCTCGAAGTCGTGGTGGTGGAACAAGGCCCCTACGTCGGGCCTTCCACTCTCTTCGCCGACGTCGTGCACTGGGCCGAGCCCGCCTACGTGCGTGTCTTCAGCGGCTGCTTCGCGCTGCAGGGCAATCCCTGGTCGAGCTGCAACGTGGGCGGCGGCACCGTGTTCTTCGGTGGCGCTTCGTTCCGCTACCGCCGCATGGATTTCGACGCGAGCCGCTGGTTGCCAGCCGCGGATCTTCCGGTTGCGTTTCCGTACGACTACGACGAGCTCGAGCCGTACTACGGCGAGCTCGAGCAGCGCATCGGTGTTGCGGCAGATCCCGCGGGCGACCCCACTGCACCACCGGCGCCGAGCGCGCGTTATTTGCCCCCGGTCGCGCCGAGCAGAGCGGCAGAGGTGCTGTTCGCCGGCGCCAGAGCGCTCGGCCTCCGGGCGTTCCCAACGCCACTCTGCATCAACACGGTGCCCTACGCTGGACGCGCAGAGTGCGCGAACCTGACGCCCTGCATCGAACACCGCTGTGAGCGCTTTGCCAAGGGCGACGCAGAGACCATCTTCCTGCGTCCACTGCTCGAGGCCGGCTCCCTGACCCTGTGCGCGGGACTCAAGGCGGTGCGACTCGAGCGGAGCGCGCGCGCGCGCGTGAGCAGCCTGGTCGCAGTTCGGGTCGACACCGGGCAGAGTTACCGCATCAGCGCGCGGCGTTTCGTGCTGGCGGCCAACGCCATCCAATCGGCAGCGCTGCTCTTGCGCTCCGCGGATGACCTCTCACCGTCGGGTCTGGGCAACGACACGGACATGGTGGGGCGCGGGCTGTGTTTCAAGATCAGCGAGTGGGTCGACGGTTTTGTCGATGCCGGGCCCGACGCGGCCAACAACGACGGCCCTTTCTCCACCTTTGCGCTCACGGACCACTACCTCGACGCAGCGGCTCCCTCGGGTCTGGGCGGTCTGATCTACGAGGCGAGCTTCGGCCACCGTTTCTCGCTCCACCGCGGACTCCCGGTGCGAGTCGAGTGCATCCTCGCGGACCACCCTGCGCGGGATAACCGCGTGCTCCTGTCTCGTGACCTCGATGCCCACGGCCTGCCGCGCATCATCATGGACTACACCCCTCACCCAACCGATCTGGCGCGACGGGAGCACATGGTCGACCGCAGCATGGAGCTGTTACGCGCCGCGGGCTGCCGCCTGCTGCGACGCGAGGGCAAGGCCCCGCACTTCGGCGGCACCCATCTGCACGGTGGTTGCCGCGCCGGCAGTGATCCAGCCACCAGCGTCGTCGATGGCTGGGGCCGCGTGCACGGACTCGACAACCTGTTCGTGATCGATGGCGGCTTCATGCCCTACCCGGGCGGGGTCAATCCAACGCTGACGATCCAGGCGAACGCCCTGCGCGCAGCGCGGAACTTGGCGCGCGAGGGGGCTTGA